Genomic window (Nitrospirota bacterium):
ACAATATTTTCCGGCATGTTTCTGTCATCCCCGAGTGCTTCTATCGGGGATATGGTTTCATACGGAAGGGGTCGGTGTCGCAACGTGCCTCCCCCATTCAAAAAAATAAAAAGCTCACAAACCCGGGCTTCCCTGCGGCACACCCGGAACCCGTTTACCGCTGCTTCCTTCCGGACCTGACGGGGTTCACGGGACCGTGATTGCGCAGGACCCGGGCTCATGAGCGCGTTACAATTTCGGATTGTCGATTGCGGATTTCGGATTTTCCATTCCGCAATCCGCACTCCGCAATCCACAATAAAATATGGCGGAGAGGGTGGGATTCGAACCCACGTTAGGTTACCCTAAACACGCTTTCCAAGCGTGCGCCTTCGGCCTCTCGGCCACCTCTCCGGTTTTACGACAGTATAGAGTTCTTGGTTCGGAGTTCGGAGATAATTAGCTGAATATGCCGTTGTGAGCTAACACTCCTAACTCTGAACTACGAACTTATTTTAAGAAATCATGGCGGAGAGGCCGGGATTCGAACCCGGGGTGGAGTTACCCCCACAACAGTTTTCGAGACTGCCGCCTTCAGCCAGCTCGGCCACCTCTCCGATTTTACAACAGCATGGAGTTCTTAGTTCGGAGATCGGAGAAAAATAACCGATGGCCCGTTACGACGTAACACTCCGAACTTTGAACGCAGCCTGCCCTCGAATGATTTTATCGGGGGAACTCCGAGCTTATTTCTCTCTCAGTTTCTCAAAAAATCCCGAGAGCACCTGACGACATTCAGCCTCGAGCATTCCCGGTGTGATGCGGTAAACATGATTCAGCCTGCCGTCACGCACCACATCATATACAGATCCGAGCGCTCCGGCCTTTGGGTCCCGGCAGCCATAGACCAGCCTGTTGACCCGTGCGAGCACCAATGCGCCGGCACACATCAGGCAGGGCTCGAGGGTTACGTAGAGGGTTGCATCCTGTAACCGCCACCTGCCGAGCCTCGCGGACGCTTCGCGGAGAACAATGGCTTCTGCGTGTGCCGTGGGATCCTGCCAGGTTTCGCGCATGTTATGCGCCCTTGCGATGACCGCGCCGGCGAGAACGAGCACTGCCCCGACCGGGGTTTCTCCGCATGCAGCGGCCTTCTCGGCCTCGGCCAGCGCCAAGCGCATAAAATCTTCGTCCGTCTTTTGCTCCGGTTGGTTCATTTTTTTTTAGTATGGTGCGCCCAGGAGGATTCGAACCGTCTGGCCGTCGCCCCTTAAAGGGCTCCCCCAGAGGAGGCCTGCCCCCTCTGGCATCTCCCCGAAGCTCAGGGGAAGCCTTCCCCTGAAACCCCTGAGGCCGGAGGGCTCTCTACTCCATCAGCTTGTTTATCTGTTACCTGGTTTTTATCGCCAGTGAGTATATGGTGCGCCCAAGAGGATTCGAACCTCTGGCCTACGGATTCGTAGTCCGTTGCTCTATCCAGCTGAGCTATGGGCGCAAAATAAAGCGCCCAGATGCGAGGATGCATCTGTGCACCGATCTACCGATTTGATCCTGTTACGGTTACTTTGAAACGCCATTCACAAGCGTGATCGCGAGCCTCTCATGCGGGAACGGGTGAATACCGGGATGCATGGAATAGAGCCAGCCTTTCCACTCCTCTTTGCCCGGCTCAGTCACCGCCACCTGCACCGCAGGATTGTTCGGCTTGTCAGAAGCCGAGGTAATGTCCTTATCGCCCATCTTGAAATCCGGCAGGAACGCGAGGACCTTGATCTTAACCTTCGTGTTCGGCACTGCCAGCTCAGACCCTATGGCTACAGTATATTCTTTCATGTTCTTCGCGACTTTGTCCTCGACAGCAAGCTTTACGGAGGACCATTTTGCTGCTACTTCTTTCGGAATGGTGATAGTACGGTCTATTTTCGGCATATCAGCCGGCATCCCCGCAGGCGGCACCCCCCCTGACGGCGGCATCCCTCCCTCCATGCTCGGATGCCCTGGCGGCAGCAGGGGCTTCTCCTCTTTTTTCTTACAGCCTATGAATGAAAACACAAGACCACTGACCAGGATAACGGATAGAAGCTTCTTCATCGATACATCCTCCTTCACAACTTTTTATGATATCAACTTATTACATGCGCTATGCCCGATAGAACGCCATGCTCAGTCGCGGACATGATAAAAATGGCGGAGAGGCCGGGATTCGAACCCGGGGTGGAGTCACCCCCACAACTGCTTAGCAGGCAGCTGCCTTCAGCCGCTCGGCCACCTCTCCGGTTTATAAATACGATTGACGATGGACGTCCGTTCGCTTCGCTCACTAGGACGATGGACGTATGCTTTAATGCCGTTGCATCCGTCGTCCGTCGTCCCTCATCCTTCGTGGATATTTATGGCGGAGAGAGAGGGATTCGAACCCCCGGAGCTTTCGCTCAACGGTTTTCAAGACCGCCGCCTTAAACCGCTCGGCCATCTCTCCGAAAAATCTTCGACAGACGATGGACGACCGCTCTCTGCGTTCGCTAAGATGATGGACGCGATGAATTTGTTTCTCGTCCATTCGTCCCTCGTCCCTCGTCCCTCGTTATCTTCTCCGCTCCACCCATGTATTTCCGGAGCGCTTCGGGGACCACAACACTCCCGTCGGACTGCTGAAAATTCTCCAGGATCGCCACCACCGTGCGGCCCACGGCAAGACCGGAACCGTTCAGCGTGTGTACGAGTTCGGTCTTCTTTCCACCGGCGGGTTTGAACCGGATGTTCCCTCGCCGCGCCTGAAAATCCTCAAAGTTGGAACATGAGGAGATCTCCCGGTATTTGTTCTGCGACGGGAGCCAGGCCTCGATGTCGTATGTCTTTGCCGCGGAAAACCCCAAGTCCCCGGCGCACAACGCGATCACCCGGTACGCGAGACCGATCCGCTTGAGCACTTCCTCGGCATTGCGGGTGAGCTTTTCCAGTTCATCGTACGAATCTGCAGGTTTCGAGAACTTGACCAGCTCCACCTTGTTGAACTGATGTTGCCGGATGAGCCCGCGAGTGTCCTTGCCATAGGAACCCGCCTCGCGGCGAAAACAAGGCGTGTAGGCTGTGTAGAGTATCGGAAGTTTTTCTTCCGGCAGTATTTCGTCCCGATGAATATTGGTTACCGGAACTTCCGCCGTAGGAATTAAATAGTACGTCCCGTTCTCGACCCGAAAAAGCTCTTCCTCGAACTTGGGGAGCTGGCCCGTGGCGGTCATGCTCGTCCTGTTCACCATGAACGGGGGGAGCACCTCAAGATAGCCATGCTCCGTGGTATGGAGGTCGAGCATGAAATTAATCAGGGCGCGTTCGAGCCGTGCGCCCATGCCTTTGTAAAGAGCGAAGCGGGCGCCGGTGATCTTGGCTGCCCGGTCAAAATCAATAATGTCCAGGTATTCGGCCAAGTCCCAGTGGGGCTTGGGCTCGAACGGGAACTTCGGCGGCTCACCGCCCTGCGGAGACCATCGCCTGATCTCCTGATTGTCATTCTCGTCCTTGCCGTCGGGCACCGAGGCATTCGGCAGGTTTGGAATATTGAGCAGGATGTTCCGCTGTGCTTCCTCAACCTCGCGGGCGCTGTTTTCGAGCTCGGCGATCTTGTCGCCCTCCGCTCGCATCTCCAAAACCTTGTCCTCTGCGGGTTGGCCGGTCTTCTTGAGCCTGCCGATCTCCTCAGAGACCTCATTGCGCCTGCGGCGAAGGGTCTCGATCGTCTGCTGCGCCGCGCGCCGTTTGTCATCCAGCGCCAGGAACTCTGTCAGATCAACCGTGATGCCGCGACGGGACAACGCGGCCCTGACGGTGTCAGTTTTCTCCCGAACGAACCGTAAATCGAGCATTTAAGCTAACATTCTCCTTGTACGTTGTCAATAACTTTTCTTAATGATCCTGGTTTCGAGCGCCCGGATCTTGATCTTGATGGCCTCCGTGTTCGCATACACGGGTTCGATCTCCTTGTAGAGCTTGAGCGCCTCGGCCAGATTATCCCCTGCCTCGAAACAGCCGGCAAGGGCGAATTTCGCCTTGATCGCAAGCTCCTGATCGGTGCCGTTCTCGAGTGTTTTCCGGTAAAACGACTCCGCGTTTTTCAAATCGCCCTTTGCAAAGGCGGCGGTCCCGAGCCGGTAATTGGCAAGCCGCGATTGCGGCCCGTTCGGGAATTCCGTCACCTGTCTCATCCAGACATCCCGTGCCTCATCCCGCTTGCCGAGACGGAACAGGTTGTCAGCAAGGCTGTACAGGCTTTTTTCCATCACCTCGCGGTTCGTATACTCCGCGGCCCTGCGGTATTCTACCGCGGCGCGTTCGTAATCGCTGTACCCAAGCTCGTAGATCTGGGCGATGTACCACTGGGCAGCGGGCGCCATGTCCCGATGAGGATACCTCTTCAAGAGCAGTCTGAATGTCTGGAGCGACTTCTCCGTCTCTCCGAGATAAAGAAACTGCGTTACCCCTGCCCAGTAAAGCGCGTCGTCCGCCCGCGAACTGGAGGGATGCTCCTTCACAAGCGCAAAATACTGCATGACCGCATTCTGGTAATCACCTGCGTTCCAAAGCTTGGTCGCGGTCTCAAACTCGTTCTGCGCGGTCTTGTCAAAAACATCGCATCCTGCCAGCAAAACCATCCCGAGCAGAAGAACAATCACGCCTTTTTTCATGACGCACTGGTATCCTGGCTGTCGGAGGGTTCCGGTATGATCTTTTCCGGGATTGCTTCTTTATCTTCTTCGCGCTCCACCAGTTTGGCAAAGCTGACCACGGTATCGCCTTCTTCGATATCAAACAGGCGCACGCCCTGCGTGTTCCGGCCCTGGACCGAGATATCCTTTGCCCGGATGCGCAACACCTTGCCGTTCGACGTGATGAGAATAATCTCGTCTTCCGCGGAGACCTGGGCCATGCCGATGACCCGGCCGTTCTTCTCCGTAATCTTGATCGTGATGATGCCCTTCCCGCCCCTGCCCTGGCTCCGGTAGTCCT
Coding sequences:
- the tadA gene encoding tRNA adenosine(34) deaminase TadA, giving the protein MNQPEQKTDEDFMRLALAEAEKAAACGETPVGAVLVLAGAVIARAHNMRETWQDPTAHAEAIVLREASARLGRWRLQDATLYVTLEPCLMCAGALVLARVNRLVYGCRDPKAGALGSVYDVVRDGRLNHVYRITPGMLEAECRQVLSGFFEKLREK
- a CDS encoding DUF2155 domain-containing protein, giving the protein MKKLLSVILVSGLVFSFIGCKKKEEKPLLPPGHPSMEGGMPPSGGVPPAGMPADMPKIDRTITIPKEVAAKWSSVKLAVEDKVAKNMKEYTVAIGSELAVPNTKVKIKVLAFLPDFKMGDKDITSASDKPNNPAVQVAVTEPGKEEWKGWLYSMHPGIHPFPHERLAITLVNGVSK
- the serS gene encoding serine--tRNA ligase, giving the protein MLDLRFVREKTDTVRAALSRRGITVDLTEFLALDDKRRAAQQTIETLRRRRNEVSEEIGRLKKTGQPAEDKVLEMRAEGDKIAELENSAREVEEAQRNILLNIPNLPNASVPDGKDENDNQEIRRWSPQGGEPPKFPFEPKPHWDLAEYLDIIDFDRAAKITGARFALYKGMGARLERALINFMLDLHTTEHGYLEVLPPFMVNRTSMTATGQLPKFEEELFRVENGTYYLIPTAEVPVTNIHRDEILPEEKLPILYTAYTPCFRREAGSYGKDTRGLIRQHQFNKVELVKFSKPADSYDELEKLTRNAEEVLKRIGLAYRVIALCAGDLGFSAAKTYDIEAWLPSQNKYREISSCSNFEDFQARRGNIRFKPAGGKKTELVHTLNGSGLAVGRTVVAILENFQQSDGSVVVPEALRKYMGGAEKITRDEGRGTNGRETNSSRPSS
- a CDS encoding tetratricopeptide repeat protein, whose product is MKKGVIVLLLGMVLLAGCDVFDKTAQNEFETATKLWNAGDYQNAVMQYFALVKEHPSSSRADDALYWAGVTQFLYLGETEKSLQTFRLLLKRYPHRDMAPAAQWYIAQIYELGYSDYERAAVEYRRAAEYTNREVMEKSLYSLADNLFRLGKRDEARDVWMRQVTEFPNGPQSRLANYRLGTAAFAKGDLKNAESFYRKTLENGTDQELAIKAKFALAGCFEAGDNLAEALKLYKEIEPVYANTEAIKIKIRALETRIIKKSY